A genomic region of Papaver somniferum cultivar HN1 chromosome 7, ASM357369v1, whole genome shotgun sequence contains the following coding sequences:
- the LOC113297365 gene encoding NAC domain-containing protein 71-like isoform X1, translating to MGFSSLPPGFRFHPTDDELVSYYLKKKVEGQNFDLEVIPVIELYKYEPWELPDKSFLPKRDMEWFFFCPRDRKYPNGSRTNRATKAGYWKATGKDRKIVCQSEGITGFRKTLVFYRGRAPAGDRTDWVMHEYRLTDDIPQGSSGSQGAYALCRVVKKNEPGQKYGEFHGESNSKWVGGLPSTVNANSSAFQSGLSSTSGDNTSHFSSPNNGSNYLTPAASPYDSRMTVNFGLTSVDTGVTNEWMSSDLILDTSKAGPSGDASEYLQDYESTNQITSWSQCQTDSKEIMPTPSYSNFMAEVEPTYDFAQNNMSSYLGEMNYMGFYGEEDSTYPTLGTTDSLRNLNYTMNGFEAWNPTGPNPICRQTSGDGSLVELANSWMQEEIAW from the exons ATGGGTTTTTCATCATTACCACCTGGTTTTAGGTTTCATCCTACTGATGATGAATTAGTAAGTTATtacttgaagaagaaagttgagGGACAAAACTTTGATCTCGAAGTCATTCCGGTTATCGAGCTTTATAAGTACGAACCTTGGGAATTACCAG ATAAGTCATTCCTTCCAAAGAGAGATATGGAATGGTTCTTTTTCTGTCCGCGTGATCGAAAGTATCCAAATGGATCACGAACAAATAGAGCAACAAAAGCTGGATATTGGAAAGCCACTGGAAAGGATCGCAAAATAGTCTGTCAGTCGGAAGGAATAACTGGTTTCCGGAAAACATTAGTCTTTTACCGTGGAAGGGCCCCTGCTGGTGATAGAACTGACTGGGTAATGCATGAATATCGCCTAACTGATGATATTCCACAAGGATCATCTGGCTCTCAG GGAGCTTATGCTTTGTGTCGAGTAGTTAAGAAGAATGAGCCCGGTCAGAAATATGGTGAATTCCATGGAGAATCGAACTCCAAGTGGGTTGGAGGCCTTCCTTCCACTGTAAACGCCAACTCATCTGCATTTCAAAGCGGCCTCTCTAGCACCTCTGGCGACAATACTTCTCACTTTAGTAGTCCTAACAATGGGAGTAATTATTTGACTCCTGCAGCTTCTCCTTACGATAGCAGAATGACAGTGAATTTTGGTCTAACTTCAGTTGACACCGGGGTAACAAACGAATGGATGTCCTCTGATCTAATACTCGATACTTCAAAG GCTGGCCCATCCGGTGATGCATCTGAGTATTTACAGGATTACGAATCTACAAACCAGATAACTTCTTGGAGCCAATGTCAAACTGATTCAAAAGAAATTATGCCAACTCCATCCTATTCAAACTTTATGGCGGAAGTTGAACCAACGTATGATTTTGCTCAAAACAATATGTCATCTTACTTGGGAGAAATGAACTACATGGGATTTTATGGGGAGGAAGATTCAACCTATCCAACCTTAGGAACAACCGACTCATTAAGAAATTTGAACTATACTATGAATG GTTTCGAAGCTTGGAATCCTACTGGACCTAATCCTATTTGCAGACAAACTAGCGGAGATGGTAGTCTGGTTGAGCTGGCAAATTCTTGGATGCAAGAGGAGATAGCATGGTGA
- the LOC113297365 gene encoding NAC domain-containing protein 96-like isoform X2: MEWFFFCPRDRKYPNGSRTNRATKAGYWKATGKDRKIVCQSEGITGFRKTLVFYRGRAPAGDRTDWVMHEYRLTDDIPQGSSGSQGAYALCRVVKKNEPGQKYGEFHGESNSKWVGGLPSTVNANSSAFQSGLSSTSGDNTSHFSSPNNGSNYLTPAASPYDSRMTVNFGLTSVDTGVTNEWMSSDLILDTSKAGPSGDASEYLQDYESTNQITSWSQCQTDSKEIMPTPSYSNFMAEVEPTYDFAQNNMSSYLGEMNYMGFYGEEDSTYPTLGTTDSLRNLNYTMNGFEAWNPTGPNPICRQTSGDGSLVELANSWMQEEIAW; this comes from the exons ATGGAATGGTTCTTTTTCTGTCCGCGTGATCGAAAGTATCCAAATGGATCACGAACAAATAGAGCAACAAAAGCTGGATATTGGAAAGCCACTGGAAAGGATCGCAAAATAGTCTGTCAGTCGGAAGGAATAACTGGTTTCCGGAAAACATTAGTCTTTTACCGTGGAAGGGCCCCTGCTGGTGATAGAACTGACTGGGTAATGCATGAATATCGCCTAACTGATGATATTCCACAAGGATCATCTGGCTCTCAG GGAGCTTATGCTTTGTGTCGAGTAGTTAAGAAGAATGAGCCCGGTCAGAAATATGGTGAATTCCATGGAGAATCGAACTCCAAGTGGGTTGGAGGCCTTCCTTCCACTGTAAACGCCAACTCATCTGCATTTCAAAGCGGCCTCTCTAGCACCTCTGGCGACAATACTTCTCACTTTAGTAGTCCTAACAATGGGAGTAATTATTTGACTCCTGCAGCTTCTCCTTACGATAGCAGAATGACAGTGAATTTTGGTCTAACTTCAGTTGACACCGGGGTAACAAACGAATGGATGTCCTCTGATCTAATACTCGATACTTCAAAG GCTGGCCCATCCGGTGATGCATCTGAGTATTTACAGGATTACGAATCTACAAACCAGATAACTTCTTGGAGCCAATGTCAAACTGATTCAAAAGAAATTATGCCAACTCCATCCTATTCAAACTTTATGGCGGAAGTTGAACCAACGTATGATTTTGCTCAAAACAATATGTCATCTTACTTGGGAGAAATGAACTACATGGGATTTTATGGGGAGGAAGATTCAACCTATCCAACCTTAGGAACAACCGACTCATTAAGAAATTTGAACTATACTATGAATG GTTTCGAAGCTTGGAATCCTACTGGACCTAATCCTATTTGCAGACAAACTAGCGGAGATGGTAGTCTGGTTGAGCTGGCAAATTCTTGGATGCAAGAGGAGATAGCATGGTGA